Proteins from a single region of Lysinibacillus sp. JNUCC-52:
- a CDS encoding class I SAM-dependent methyltransferase — MTEFWELSFIEKQTMWGFEPTDSAIIVKDFFLERNVKEILIPGVGYGRNAKVFTDNGIDVTGIEISQTAIDLARQNGIDFTIFHGSVTDMPFNHKQYDGIFCYALIHLLNPQERAKFIQDCYNQLKPNGYMIFTTVSQKAPMYGKGKQLAKDYYEVMEGVKMFFYDANSIQQEFEQYGLVEFSELDEPTKHAENKPPIKFIMITCKKVL, encoded by the coding sequence CAAACGATGTGGGGATTTGAACCGACTGACTCAGCAATCATCGTAAAGGATTTTTTCCTTGAAAGAAATGTTAAGGAGATACTAATACCAGGTGTTGGATACGGTAGAAATGCAAAGGTTTTTACTGACAATGGGATCGATGTAACAGGAATCGAAATTTCACAAACAGCGATTGATTTGGCGAGACAAAATGGAATAGATTTTACTATTTTTCATGGTTCTGTAACTGATATGCCTTTTAATCATAAACAATATGATGGGATATTTTGCTATGCGCTAATTCATTTATTGAATCCTCAAGAGCGTGCGAAGTTTATACAAGATTGCTATAATCAGCTAAAGCCAAATGGATATATGATTTTTACAACAGTTTCTCAAAAAGCACCTATGTATGGCAAGGGGAAACAATTAGCTAAAGACTATTACGAGGTAATGGAAGGCGTTAAAATGTTCTTTTATGATGCTAACTCTATACAACAAGAATTTGAACAATATGGGCTCGTAGAGTTTTCAGAATTGGACGAGCCAACGAAGCATGCGGAAAATAAACCGCCTATAAAATTTATAATGATAACATGTAAGAAAGTATTATAA